From the Drechmeria coniospora strain ARSEF 6962 chromosome 02, whole genome shotgun sequence genome, the window TCCCCGGCACCCATCGTTGCCCGTCATGAAGGGACTCggctcctccgtcgtcgctctcgtcTCGGGCCTCGCAGCcctggccggcggcctcgggtCCTCCGACACCATCACGTGGGGTGACGACAACACCCGTGCCGGCTACCAGACGTGAGTCgctccctgccgccgccgcgtcgtgCGAGGCCTGGTCAGGACAAGCAGGTCGTGGCCTTCCTCGTGGACGGAGCTAACGTCTCGCCTCTGTTCCGCGTCGCCAGGACCAAAAACATGGatccggccgtcgtcggcagctcgCAGTTTGGCCAGATCTTCCGGAGCCTCCTCCCCGGCCGCTACAGGGGCAGTGCCGAGCAAATCTTCTCCCAGCCGCTCGTCTACACGcccagcggcggcaccagaCAGTTCGTCTACGTGGCCACGACTCAGAACAACCTCTACAAGCTCGACGCCAAGACGGGCGAGATGGTTGCCTCGCGAAACCTGCACATCCCCTTCCTcaccgacgacctcgacggctgcGTCGACATCAACCCGACCAtcggcgtcatcgccaccggcgtcgtcgaccccGACACCGACACCCTCTACCTCACCGCCAAGACGTATCGGAACCaggacggaggcgacgggcCCCAGGGAAGGGCCAACGGCCGCTACTACgtccacgccgtcgacgccaacgacCTGTCCGAGCGCCCCAACTTccccctcgacctcgaggggCTCGTCGCCACCAACAGTGCCGTTCGCgtcttcgccggcggcgtgcaCCTTCAGCGTCCCGCCCTGCTGCACACGGGAGAGTACGTCTACGCCGCCTTTGGCTCCCACTGCGTCCAGTACGACTTCACCGGGTGGATCATCGGCTGGCACAGGACGACGGGCAAGATTGTCGAGGCCTGGGCCACCGAGGGCAGCGGCGTTCCCGCCGACATCAAGGGCGGTGGCATCTGGATGTCCGGCGGCGGTCTCTcctccgacgacgccggatCCATCTTCCTCGCCACGGGCAACGGGTACGCCTCCCAGCTGTCCAACGTGCCCGTCAAGGGCTTcagcccgccgacggccctcgAGCAGGCGGCCCTGCACATGACGgtcaacggcgacggcagcctcaACCTCGTCGACTTTTTCATGCCCTGGGAGAAGCAggctctcgacggcgccgacaagGATCTCGGCACGAGTCCCCTCGAGATCCTGCCGAGCCAGTTCGCCTGCGGCGACGTCAAGAGGatcggcgtcgtcaccggcAAGAGCGGCAAGACGTACTTTTTGAACCTCGACAATCTCGGAGGCTACCGCAACGGccccgacggcctcgacgacgtcctccAGGTCTACCAGAATCCCAACAGCGTctacgccggcgccggcgtctaCCCTCTCGAGGGAGGCTACGTCTACGTCAACCCCGTGCAGTATCCGACCAGCGTCTTCAAGTACTCCTGCAACGCCGGCAGACCCTCCTTCGCCAAGGTGGCCGAATCCCCGGCCGCCAACGCCTACATCCTCGGCGTCAGCCACGGAACCGTCACCTCGCTTAACGGCCAGGAAGGCACCGGCTTGCTCTGGGTCACCGACGTGCAGGGTCTCAACCTCAAGATATTCAACGCCGTTCCCAAGGATGGCAAGCTCGTCATGATCAACTCCTTCAACGTTCCCGGAGCGACAAAGTTCGGCCGCCCCGTGTTCGGCGACGGAACCGTCTACGTCGGCACCACCCAGGGATACCTCTATGCCTTTGGCGCCCCCGTGAACTCGCCGCTGAACTGCACCTCGCCCCTCGACTTTGGCGGCGTCAACATCAGGAATAGCAGCGCGCCCAAGCCCCTCAGCTGCGTCGCAAACATCGATCTCACCGTGACGGGCGTCGATCTCGACAAGGCCAATTTCCGAATCGAGGCCGTGcccccccttcctctcccCATTTCCAAGGGACAGTCCTTctccgtcgatgccgtcttCAACCCTGCTCGCGTCGGCTTCAtctccgacgacgtcgtcgtcaacaccaccaacgacgtcgccggcttcaGCACGACGGCTCACGCGAGGCTCACGGGAACGGGCCGCAGCGCCGGTGCTCTCCTGGGACTGAGCCCCAACACCGTCACCTTTCAGGGCCTCGTCACCGGCCAGGACCCCGACGGCGTCTCCGAGACCCTGACCGTTTCCAACAGGGGCAACTCTCCGCTCCTCCTCAAGGAGGTCCTCTTCTCGGCCAACAGCTCGACCGGTCCCTTTCAGCCGTGGTCCGGCCCGGgcgatctcgtcgtcggcaagttTACGCTGCAGCGGATCCCCGCCACCATCGACCCGAAccagggcgccgccgtcaacgTCAAGTTCGATTCCTCCACCAGCGGCACCTATGCTGCCTTTGTCAAGTTCACCACCAACGGCGGCAATGGCACCGTCGCCATTGCTGCTTCCTCGGGGCCGCCGGCCACCGCCTTGCTCGAGTTCCAGACACCCGATGGCCAGGGCTGGGTCGAGTACGTCAACGGCACCGCCTTCCGCTTCGGCAACGTGACGGAGAACACGTCAAGGTCGCTCAAGTTCCGCATcaccaacgccgccgcccccggcGCCGTCAAGCTGTCGCTCACCGTATCGAAGCCGCCCTTTGGCGTCAGGAGCATCGTCCGCGCCGCCAACCAGGTTGATCTTGCCGAGGGCTCCTCCTTCGCGCCGGGCGAGAGCGGCACCGCCGTCCTCAGCTGCACCGCTCCCAAATCGCAATGGAACGTGGACGCGtacggcggcgcggcgcagTGGACCTTGAACACGAACGACCCGTTTCTGGGAAAGCAGTTTGTGCAGTTCCActgcgacgccgtcgccgagcaggcACCCCCTCTGCTGCCCGGCGGCCAGGGGCGGTACCGCTACCTTGGCTGCTTCCAGGACAACACCCCCGGCAGGCAGCTTCCGAAGCTGCTGTCGGGCGACGATTTGCTCACCAACGCGCGGTGCATGGCCGCCTGCAGTGCCGCCGGAAGCATCTTTTGCGGCACGCAGTATCATCGCGAATGCTGGGCCGGAAACGCCATCCCCCTCAAgaaggtcgacgacgtcaactGCAACTACTACTGCGCCGGCGACATCAACCAAGTctgcggcggcaacggcgagggCACGCTTCACGGCGGAAGCTTCATATCACTCTTTGCCGACTCGCTCCAGTGGAATGGAAACTTGACCCGGCCTCCGACCAGCGGACCCAGAGTCAATCCCGGCGTTGCCGGCTACGACAGCATCGGCTGTTACACCGAGGCCACAAACGCCCGCGCCCTCCCCAAGGGTGCGCCTACCGACCAGCGGACCGTGGCCGCTTGCATCACGGCCTGCAAGGATCGGGCCTTTGCTTATGCCGGTGTCGAGTATGGAGGCGAGGTAAGACAACAGTCGATACAATCAGTCGATACAAGACGGGAACAAGCGGCTAACATCAGCAGTGCTGGTGCGGCAGTAGCCTAGGTGCAGGTTCCGTCCCTGCTCCGGACAAAGATTGCAGCATGACATGCAACGGTACGTAACGGAATGCGCGAAAAGAGTTGCGAGGCTAACTTGCCCAGATAATTCGACAGAGTACTGTGGTGGTCCTTCTAGACTGAACGTTTACCGGCTTGGAACGCAGGCATCAAGCTCCTCTGTACcctcgacgtcctcctcAACCATCAAACTTGCTCCGGAGAACATGACTCCCTCGACAACTGGGGCAGCGACAACAACGGCAGCCAGCCTTGCCGAACCTGTCCATGGCAATGCCTCTACCGTCACTACGCCCTTGACCATCCTCCCCACAAGTGCTCCCTCGACCGCCAATGGGACTTCTACCAATCCCTTGGCGATCACGACGTCGATGTCGAAGACAACACTGACTATGCAgtcgacaaggacggcaacggTTGCGACATCGAAGGCTGCGACATCGACGGCTGCGACATCGACGGCTACCACTCCCAGTGGTCCTCTCATCTGGCCCGGGAATGCCAACTTCACGTACTACTCTTGCGTGTCTGAGCCATCGGCCGGTAGGCTCCTCGAAGGTCAAAAACTAAACGACGGTGTCAACATGACGATTGCCTTGTGCTTGAGCACGTGTTATCAATACCTATGGGCCGGCGTAGAGTACGGCCGTGAGTGCTGGTGCGGCAACAAGCTCAATCTCTCTGGCAACAAGGGGGCGACTCCTGGCAGGAACATGACAGATTCTCAGTGCAGCTTTCGCTGTCCGGGCGATAAGAATGTATTCTGCGGTGCAGGGTCAAGGCTTAGCTTGTATTCAAACAAtgccacgacgacggtcatTGGCTAGGATGAAGGAGTGTCAGTTGTGCGCTCAGTGGTGATGTGAGGCGATTCATGCGAGCATTGTAGGAGCATTGGGAGTCTATTTCTGTCTACTTGAGAGCTAGTTTTGATACAACCTTGACGTTGCACACATTCCCAAGATCTGCATCCCCACATGTCCCGTGTCGTGCCAAAGGCCTTGAGCAAGACGGCTGTTTGTCTCTTCACGGGAGCCTCAAGAATGCTCTGCGTCTCGTCGAGGGATCGAATCGTCTCTTTAACATAGCTGTTCATCTCTTTTTAAGAGAGCCTCAAGAGTGCTCTGCGTCTCGTCAATGGATCGGATCGTCTCTAATACAGCTGCTCATCTCTTAAGTGGGTTGTTTGCCATTTCAGGGGATGCGTTGGTCTCTTCAATACCGCTGCCTCCCGCAGATTGTTGGGAGAACCAAGCTCAAGTCGAGGGATTAAGGAGCCAATAAAATCTGACTGATAAGAATGGTTTCCAGGAAGCGGGCGTAGTTTCAATTCACATGAAGATGGTGCAAGGAGTGATGCTGCGTAGTGAGAATTGATTGACACGAACCAACTGCGTGCAATGAAATGATGAAGACGCAAGTTAATGGTAGCTCAGTTTGAAGTCGAGGCAAAGCTTTCTCAGATGTCTCGGAAGCAGCCCTCCCTGTTGCTGCCAGGTCGTCTCTCATCCGAAGCAACATTGTATCACGTCGAGGTGCTTCATGATATGGGTGCGCTGGAGTAGCTTCGGGCCCTCTCTGCCCGCGTCGCCTGATCTGCCGAAACAATAGTCTTATACCAACAATGGCCTGGTCTGACTGTGACACTGACAGAGCGGCGGGAGGCCCGTTGAGGAGTCCGTGGCAGACGGGCTTGACCAGGCTTGGCATGCGCCCAGCTGTGAGCGGTATGATCTGATGGTGCCGAGCTGAGGATCGATGGCATCCTGATATTTTTCCTTTGTCGGAGAGATTGAGTGTGCCAGCCTTTTCGGCTACTAGCATACCGCAGAGCAAGGGGGAAAATGCATTCATAACCATCGCAAGTCCGCCCTTCTTCACTTCCAGCACCAGAACCTTTGAATGCTTTATGCTCTTGAGGTAGTATAGATGCAGATGGTCCGAATTGCAAATTCCAGTCGACTCCCACAGGCCACGGTTGGATGCTTCTGCTGTACAAGCGCCCGGCCGGGGCATGATTTCCATGAGCCATGACTCGTCATGGCAGTCGCATAATCACCTCGTTCACCGCCCCTTCAATCCGATTTTGTTGCAAGTCTGGGGGTAGCGGTTTCTGCAGCTCAAGCCAGTCGATGAACCTCTGGCGTGCTGCAACATGCCCGGAAATGTCAAAACCGAACATGAAAATATCACTTAGCCTCATCCCATCGCACTCGGCTTTGTATTGGCCAATGAACTTTGCGTTGAAATCGAGACTTGCTGACAGGGTCGAGTTGAGGATTCTGGCCAGAACGGCCTTCTTGACGAGTTCCTTGTTCTCTTCCGTCTCCCGATCGACTTGTTCCGCCAACGTCATTTCCACATCGGACTTGGTCAAGCTCGTCTCGTTACCCATCGCCTGCGTCAGGTGCAGGGAGGCCTGCAGGTCGCCAGCTCGCTGGCAGGCCCGGAAGATGGTGCTGACCTGGTGCGATTGAAAGATGCGGTTGACATCGTTGAAGACGGCATCGGAGCGGATCCGGGCGACAATATCGCCCGTTTCGACGTCCCAGGCGATATCCCGGTTTGCTTCGAAGCCGCCAGCTCCTTGCTGGCATTTGCTCTCCGAGCCCACCAAGCTGGGAAGCGATTTGCCCATGTCGTATATCATGGAGATGGGGAGAAAGTTATCCAAAATGCAGAGGGCCGTTCCGGCCGCCACCTTCATCGTCTTTATCGGCTCCGCTTGCTTCTCCTGCTCATGCTTGATGTCGGCGACCATGTGAACGAAGCAACCGAGAAAGGGGACGATGTCCGTTACTGCCGCCGCCTTGTCCCACCCTGTCGAGTTGGGGTTCGTAAAGGTGTTTTTGATGTTGAGAGCGAAAAATGGCAAGCCGATGATGGCCATTTCCGGGGCCAGCAAGGAAATCTTGCCCGCCATGGACTTTATGCGAGTGATGCGTGGTATCGAGCCCCTGTCGAACCCGACCCTGAGTTTGTCGTAGATGGGGCCCATGTCTTTCAAGACCTTTTCATAGCCGCGCTGTTCCATGGTCGAGCGGAAATAGCTTTCCGCCTGCCACTCGGCCATCGATTCTAGGGCATGGTCATCCGTCGATTTGCTCGACTtggcctccatctccatcggTCGATTCCCTTCCCTTTCATTGTCCATCGTAGCCTCCTTCCCCATTAGTCGCTCCACTTCCATCTGCTCCTGCGTTGACGAGCTGTCGTCCTTGAAGTGCTCCCATTCCTTTTTCCAGACATTTTCACTCTCCTTTGCCCCTTCTTTTCCCTCCGTCGGCTGCGTCACCTCTCCCTCGGGGACTTCATCACGGTAAGAATCCTTACAGGCGGATTCGTTCGCTTCGGAGCATTTCAACACCGTCTTCCGATCAGCCTGCAGCCTGTAGACGGTGccgggctcgtcggccagttGCTTGATGCCGTAGGCGTCAAGAGTGTGGACGCATCCCCTGGTTCTCTTGGACGTCTCGAGCGTCAGTGCTCGATTCAACTGgcttgggggggggggggggggggggcgtaCCGGCGCCGCACCTCCGGTGCAGGCAGGCAAGATTTCGATGGATCCCGTGTACGAATGGTGCTTGGTTGCCACCATGatggccttgccgccgaaATTTTCGAGATTTTTGTACTTCAGcaggccgccctcgtcgacctttAAGAACTCCTCGATGGCGCTGAACTCGGCGCACTTTCCCTTAAATCCGTGCGTGGCGCACTCGGCCATCAGTTCAGGGTGGCCTCTGACGGCGTCCGACGCTTTGTGCCCTCCCTTCTGGGAGGAGGCGAGGTAAACGATGGAATCATCGGCTCTGCCGTCATGAAAGGCGGAGACGACAGCCGGTGCGTTGGGAGTTCGGAACAGGCTCCGAGCTGCCTGAGACGTGGGCTGACCTTGTCTCTCGGCCGTTTTGAGCACTTCAAAGTACTCCTCGCTGCAATACTGAAACTCGACGGCAATTTTTTTCAAGAAGTCTTCCTTGTCGACGACACCGACAGGTATGGTGGC encodes:
- a CDS encoding Carbohydrate-binding WSC yields the protein MKGLGSSVVALVSGLAALAGGLGSSDTITWGDDNTRAGYQTTKNMDPAVVGSSQFGQIFRSLLPGRYRGSAEQIFSQPLVYTPSGGTRQFVYVATTQNNLYKLDAKTGEMVASRNLHIPFLTDDLDGCVDINPTIGVIATGVVDPDTDTLYLTAKTYRNQDGGDGPQGRANGRYYVHAVDANDLSERPNFPLDLEGLVATNSAVRVFAGGVHLQRPALLHTGEYVYAAFGSHCVQYDFTGWIIGWHRTTGKIVEAWATEGSGVPADIKGGGIWMSGGGLSSDDAGSIFLATGNGYASQLSNVPVKGFSPPTALEQAALHMTVNGDGSLNLVDFFMPWEKQALDGADKDLGTSPLEILPSQFACGDVKRIGVVTGKSGKTYFLNLDNLGGYRNGPDGLDDVLQVYQNPNSVYAGAGVYPLEGGYVYVNPVQYPTSVFKYSCNAGRPSFAKVAESPAANAYILGVSHGTVTSLNGQEGTGLLWVTDVQGLNLKIFNAVPKDGKLVMINSFNVPGATKFGRPVFGDGTVYVGTTQGYLYAFGAPVNSPLNCTSPLDFGGVNIRNSSAPKPLSCVANIDLTVTGVDLDKANFRIEAVPPLPLPISKGQSFSVDAVFNPARVGFISDDVVVNTTNDVAGFSTTAHARLTGTGRSAGALLGLSPNTVTFQGLVTGQDPDGVSETLTVSNRGNSPLLLKEVLFSANSSTGPFQPWSGPGDLVVGKFTLQRIPATIDPNQGAAVNVKFDSSTSGTYAAFVKFTTNGGNGTVAIAASSGPPATALLEFQTPDGQGWVEYVNGTAFRFGNVTENTSRSLKFRITNAAAPGAVKLSLTVSKPPFGVRSIVRAANQVDLAEGSSFAPGESGTAVLSCTAPKSQWNVDAYGGAAQWTLNTNDPFLGKQFVQFHCDAVAEQAPPLLPGGQGRYRYLGCFQDNTPGRQLPKLLSGDDLLTNARCMAACSAAGSIFCGTQYHRECWAGNAIPLKKVDDVNCNYYCAGDINQVCGGNGEGTLHGGSFISLFADSLQWNGNLTRPPTSGPRVNPGVAGYDSIGCYTEATNARALPKGAPTDQRTVAACITACKDRAFAYAGVEYGGECWCGSSLGAGSVPAPDKDCSMTCNGIKLLCTLDVLLNHQTCSGEHDSLDNWGSDNNGSQPCRTCPWQCLYRHYALDHPPHKCSLDRQWDFYQSLGDHDVDVEDNTDYAVDKDGNGCDIEGCDIDGCDIDGYHSQWSSHLARECQLHVLLLRV